A region from the Oceanidesulfovibrio marinus genome encodes:
- a CDS encoding DeoR/GlpR family DNA-binding transcription regulator: MFEIVQEHGFVTVQDLAEAFNVTPQTVRRDINTLCSKGLVQRHHGGVGVTYSTENVDYTNRQVLYQAEKRLIARMVAENIPSRASLFINIGTTTEEVAKALHGHERLRVITNNLNVATILRGNENIETLVAGGVVRHRDCGIVGESAIDFIRQFKVDYGIIGISGIDLDGTLLDYDYREVRAAQAIIENARKVFLVADHSKFGRNAMVRMGTLEDIDALFTDFMPPPPLIEELERAGVQLFVANGDIKE, encoded by the coding sequence ATGTTCGAGATCGTCCAGGAGCACGGCTTCGTCACGGTCCAGGACCTGGCCGAGGCCTTCAACGTCACCCCGCAGACCGTGCGCCGGGACATCAACACCCTCTGCTCCAAGGGGCTGGTCCAGCGCCACCACGGCGGCGTGGGCGTCACCTACAGCACGGAGAACGTGGATTACACCAACCGCCAGGTCCTCTACCAGGCCGAGAAGCGGCTCATCGCGCGGATGGTGGCGGAAAACATCCCCTCGCGCGCCTCCCTGTTCATCAACATCGGCACCACCACAGAGGAGGTAGCCAAGGCCCTGCACGGCCACGAGCGGCTGCGGGTGATCACCAACAACCTTAATGTCGCCACCATCCTGCGCGGCAACGAAAACATCGAAACCCTGGTGGCCGGCGGCGTGGTACGCCACAGGGATTGCGGCATCGTGGGCGAATCGGCCATCGACTTCATCCGCCAGTTCAAGGTGGACTACGGCATCATCGGCATCAGCGGCATCGACCTGGACGGCACTCTGCTGGACTACGACTACCGCGAGGTCCGCGCGGCCCAGGCGATCATCGAAAACGCGCGCAAGGTCTTCCTGGTGGCGGACCACTCCAAGTTCGGCCGCAACGCCATGGTGCGCATGGGCACGCTGGAGGACATCGACGCGCTGTTCACGGATTTCATGCCCCCGCCGCCCCTGATCGAGGAGCTGGAGCGGGCCGGGGTGCAGCTTTTCGTGGCCAACGGAGATATCAAGGAGTGA
- the glpA gene encoding anaerobic glycerol-3-phosphate dehydrogenase subunit A produces the protein MTKALKPDAARVLIIGGGVTGTGVARDLALRGIPSLLVEKRDLAAGASGGNHGLLHSGARYVGSDPEAARECMEESALLKRLAPHCIEDTKGLFVAVPGDDEHYIAEFPDLCAKVGLPAKELDPKTAMAMEPHLARDVIAAYEVRDGTIDPFMLCLDNISHACSLGAQMLRNTKVTALNVEGGAIRTVSLHNEKTGDELVIEPELVINASGAWAGIVADMAGAPLSVVHSQGTLVITQDRLSARVVNRLRMASDADILVPGGSVSILGTTSVRIDDPDDCRPTVEEVDRMLDDAIAMVPILETTRYIRAYAGVRPLVADTNGDANGDGDSNGGDRSVSRGYTLKDHASQGVANFITITGGKLTTFRYMAEKAGDLACRKLKVDVPCRTRTEPLPPSDAGRWTDPRLGARTWVDRAEEGDVILCECEMVSGRVVDSMMQEMAQDSKLSALSALNIRSRVGKGPCQGCFCGPRVTAHLYDEGWLEADRGLDELKEFVGRRWRGKAPILWGVPLQQAELQEALLCGMLELERKP, from the coding sequence GTGACAAAAGCCTTGAAGCCAGACGCTGCACGCGTGCTCATCATCGGCGGCGGGGTAACCGGCACCGGCGTGGCGCGCGACCTCGCCCTGCGCGGCATCCCCAGCCTGCTCGTGGAAAAGCGCGATCTGGCCGCAGGCGCCTCCGGCGGCAACCACGGCCTTCTACACAGCGGCGCTCGCTACGTGGGCTCCGACCCCGAAGCCGCCCGCGAGTGCATGGAGGAGTCCGCGCTGCTCAAGCGCCTCGCCCCCCACTGTATAGAGGATACCAAGGGCCTGTTCGTGGCCGTTCCCGGCGACGACGAGCACTACATCGCCGAGTTCCCGGACCTCTGCGCCAAGGTCGGCCTGCCGGCCAAAGAGCTCGACCCCAAGACCGCCATGGCCATGGAGCCGCACCTCGCCCGGGACGTCATCGCCGCCTACGAGGTCCGCGACGGCACCATCGACCCCTTCATGCTCTGCCTGGACAACATCAGCCACGCCTGCAGCCTGGGCGCGCAGATGCTCCGCAACACCAAGGTCACGGCCCTGAATGTGGAGGGCGGGGCCATCCGCACCGTCTCCCTGCACAACGAAAAAACGGGGGATGAGCTCGTCATTGAGCCCGAGCTGGTGATCAACGCCTCCGGCGCCTGGGCCGGCATCGTGGCCGATATGGCCGGCGCGCCGCTCTCCGTGGTTCACTCCCAGGGAACCCTGGTCATCACCCAGGACCGCCTTTCCGCCCGCGTGGTCAACAGGCTGCGCATGGCCTCGGACGCCGACATCCTCGTGCCCGGCGGCTCCGTCTCCATCCTCGGCACCACCTCCGTACGCATCGACGATCCGGACGACTGCCGCCCCACCGTGGAGGAGGTGGACCGCATGCTGGACGACGCCATAGCCATGGTCCCCATTCTGGAGACCACCCGCTACATCCGCGCCTACGCCGGGGTCCGGCCCCTGGTGGCCGATACCAACGGCGACGCCAATGGCGACGGTGACTCCAACGGCGGCGACCGCAGCGTGAGCCGCGGCTACACCCTGAAGGACCACGCTTCCCAGGGGGTGGCGAACTTCATCACCATCACCGGCGGCAAGCTGACCACCTTCCGCTACATGGCGGAAAAGGCCGGGGACTTGGCCTGCCGCAAACTGAAAGTAGACGTGCCGTGCCGCACGCGGACCGAGCCTTTGCCGCCGTCCGACGCCGGCCGCTGGACCGACCCTAGGCTGGGCGCGCGCACCTGGGTGGACCGCGCCGAAGAGGGCGACGTGATCCTCTGCGAGTGCGAGATGGTCTCCGGCCGCGTGGTGGACTCCATGATGCAGGAGATGGCGCAGGACTCGAAGCTTTCCGCCCTGAGCGCCCTGAACATCCGCAGCCGGGTGGGCAAGGGCCCGTGCCAGGGCTGCTTCTGCGGGCCGCGCGTTACGGCCCATCTGTATGACGAGGGTTGGCTGGAAGCCGACCGCGGCCTGGACGAGCTCAAGGAGTTTGTGGGCCGCCGCTGGCGCGGCAAGGCGCCCATCCTCTGGGGCGTGCCCTTGCAGCAAGCCGAGCTCCAGGAGGCGCTGCTTTGCGGCATGCTGGAGCTGGAGCGCAAGCCGTAA
- the glpB gene encoding glycerol-3-phosphate dehydrogenase subunit GlpB produces MPTDTASKAHAMEPDCSCDLMVVGAGMAGMAAALFASSRGLSVAQAGALGGIDFSTGMLDLLGMHPVEELHAVDNPWQGLEALRRDEPHHPYGLVPDADVRAAFEDFTAFLAEAGLPYDGYADRNARVLTSLGTVKPTYRAPCSMWPGVQAMERKLPCLIIDFIGLKGFSGRQIVEVRGPEWPGLRSVRIPFPGCAGELYPEHLAWSLTEMDVVDWLAESVAEHVQDAQAVGFPAVLGPYAAPASTASSTASVGAASSGLYDVIARLRERLGVEIFEIPTMPPSIAGLRLRAAFETFLPGRGVRIYPQKRVAEWERTDNGGFRFHIAGAGEGDIEAVVEARGAILAGGRFFGKGLTADRHAVHEPLFGLPVLQPKHRDEWHREDFFDARGHPLNRTGVEVDARLRPLSENGHPAFPNLFAAGSILANQDWMRAKCGAGLAIATAYAAVQSYQNSLS; encoded by the coding sequence ATGCCGACCGACACTGCGAGTAAAGCGCACGCCATGGAACCGGATTGTTCCTGCGACCTCATGGTTGTAGGCGCGGGCATGGCCGGCATGGCCGCGGCGCTGTTCGCTTCCTCGCGCGGGCTCAGCGTTGCCCAGGCAGGCGCCCTGGGGGGCATCGATTTCAGCACCGGCATGCTCGATCTCCTGGGCATGCACCCTGTCGAAGAGCTGCACGCGGTGGACAACCCCTGGCAGGGGTTGGAGGCGTTGCGCCGCGACGAGCCGCACCATCCCTACGGCCTGGTGCCGGATGCGGACGTGCGCGCCGCTTTCGAGGATTTTACCGCGTTCCTGGCCGAGGCCGGCCTGCCGTACGACGGCTACGCCGACCGCAACGCCCGCGTGCTCACCTCCCTGGGCACTGTGAAGCCCACGTACCGCGCGCCGTGCTCCATGTGGCCTGGGGTGCAGGCCATGGAGCGGAAGCTGCCGTGCCTGATCATCGATTTCATCGGGCTCAAGGGGTTCAGCGGCCGGCAGATCGTGGAGGTCCGCGGACCGGAGTGGCCCGGGCTGCGCAGCGTCCGCATTCCCTTCCCTGGCTGCGCCGGCGAGCTCTACCCGGAGCACCTGGCATGGTCGCTCACCGAGATGGACGTGGTGGACTGGCTGGCGGAGTCCGTGGCGGAGCACGTGCAGGATGCGCAGGCCGTGGGCTTTCCGGCCGTGCTCGGCCCGTACGCCGCGCCGGCGTCCACGGCGTCTTCCACAGCCAGCGTCGGAGCCGCCAGCTCCGGCCTGTACGACGTCATCGCCCGGCTCAGGGAACGGCTCGGCGTGGAGATCTTCGAGATTCCGACCATGCCGCCCTCCATTGCCGGGCTGCGGCTGCGCGCCGCTTTCGAGACTTTTCTGCCCGGCCGCGGCGTGCGCATCTACCCGCAAAAGCGTGTGGCCGAGTGGGAACGCACGGACAACGGCGGGTTCCGCTTCCACATTGCCGGCGCCGGGGAGGGCGACATCGAGGCCGTGGTGGAGGCGCGCGGCGCCATCCTTGCCGGCGGCCGGTTCTTCGGCAAGGGCCTGACGGCGGACAGGCACGCCGTGCACGAGCCGCTCTTCGGGCTGCCGGTCCTGCAGCCCAAGCACCGGGACGAGTGGCACCGCGAGGACTTCTTCGATGCCCGGGGACATCCGCTGAACAGGACCGGCGTGGAGGTGGACGCCCGGTTGCGGCCGCTCTCGGAGAACGGCCACCCAGCGTTTCCCAACCTTTTCGCGGCGGGTTCCATTCTGGCCAATCAGGACTGGATGCGCGCCAAGTGTGGCGCAGGCCTGGCAATCGCCACGGCGTATGCCGCGGTGCAGTCGTACCAGAACAGTCTGTCGTGA
- a CDS encoding 4Fe-4S dicluster domain-containing protein, which yields MDFLTGGLLISLAACLAGFAWRIRRSRGGVRISSEAHEPPHRAPCPKKAGERGGAGLGVLRYLKAFLLDVLFQAHLVRASVSRWTMHFLLAAGFVGLLLMHAMDGVFSRAVLPMYEPTLDPYQWLRNLFGLMVLAGVALAVYRRLTITGLKRTTRRDDWFALAIIAAIVLSGFVLESAKITSQSEFDSMVADYFVSDDPAEIAGLQMVWANEYGVVFTHPAPEPMDMTPDELLALGREVNDFACTSCHSDTASAFVSYPLSRALKPAAPVLGSAGGVSTLWYVHVLLCFLGIVYLPFGKMAHVFLTPLNLLVQPTRPRPERGAQPDACGGAPGTATTLRRTIGMEACMHCGMCSEHCSVAASYAVLGTAEILPSEKLRGLRHKGAGELDPAEAFAFAEGSFVCTECHRCTDVCPARIDLQELWISSKRTLMAEEAGGAGVRGEPHRQMTRFTAGQWAERFSQGLLHKPSQEETERPVVLADRPQTFWACVQCTTCTNVCPVVAAATDPVQELDLTPQQIMNMLRMGLRDHVLGARMVWSCVTCYKCQEHCPQGVRVADVLFELRNIASARLRHAALHNDADRDTHHQGGAA from the coding sequence ATGGATTTTCTCACAGGAGGTCTCCTTATTTCCCTGGCCGCGTGCCTGGCCGGATTCGCCTGGCGGATTCGGCGCAGTCGCGGTGGGGTACGAATCAGCAGTGAGGCCCACGAGCCCCCGCATCGAGCACCCTGCCCAAAGAAGGCCGGTGAACGTGGCGGCGCAGGATTGGGCGTCCTCCGCTACCTCAAGGCTTTCTTGCTCGACGTGCTTTTCCAGGCGCACCTGGTACGGGCCAGTGTGTCGCGCTGGACCATGCACTTCCTCCTGGCCGCGGGGTTCGTGGGCCTTCTGCTAATGCACGCCATGGACGGCGTGTTCTCCCGCGCCGTTCTGCCCATGTACGAGCCCACGCTGGACCCGTACCAGTGGCTGCGCAACCTGTTCGGCCTCATGGTGCTGGCGGGCGTGGCCCTGGCCGTGTACCGCCGGCTCACAATCACCGGGCTCAAGCGCACCACCCGCAGGGACGACTGGTTCGCCCTGGCCATCATCGCAGCCATCGTCCTCTCCGGCTTTGTTCTGGAAAGCGCCAAGATCACCTCCCAGAGCGAGTTCGACAGCATGGTGGCCGACTACTTCGTGAGCGACGACCCGGCCGAGATAGCCGGCCTGCAAATGGTCTGGGCCAACGAGTACGGCGTGGTCTTCACCCACCCGGCGCCCGAGCCCATGGACATGACTCCGGACGAGCTCCTGGCCCTGGGCCGGGAGGTCAACGACTTCGCCTGCACTTCCTGCCACTCGGACACGGCCTCGGCCTTTGTCTCCTACCCGCTCTCCAGGGCGCTCAAGCCGGCGGCGCCGGTGTTGGGCTCGGCCGGCGGGGTGTCCACATTATGGTATGTCCACGTGCTGCTCTGCTTCCTGGGCATCGTCTACCTGCCATTCGGCAAGATGGCGCACGTCTTCCTCACGCCGCTCAATCTGCTGGTTCAACCCACGCGGCCCAGGCCGGAGCGCGGCGCACAGCCAGACGCCTGCGGCGGCGCTCCCGGCACCGCCACAACGCTTCGCCGCACCATCGGCATGGAAGCCTGCATGCACTGCGGCATGTGCAGCGAGCATTGCAGCGTGGCCGCGTCTTACGCCGTGCTCGGCACCGCGGAGATCCTGCCTTCGGAGAAGCTGCGCGGCCTCAGGCACAAGGGCGCGGGCGAGCTGGACCCTGCCGAGGCTTTCGCATTCGCCGAAGGCAGCTTTGTCTGCACGGAGTGCCACCGCTGCACGGACGTCTGCCCGGCGCGCATCGATTTGCAGGAGTTGTGGATATCCTCCAAGCGGACGCTGATGGCCGAGGAGGCCGGCGGCGCCGGCGTGCGCGGCGAACCCCATCGCCAGATGACGCGTTTTACGGCCGGTCAGTGGGCCGAGCGGTTCTCACAAGGACTGCTGCACAAGCCTTCGCAGGAAGAGACCGAGCGGCCCGTGGTGCTGGCCGATCGTCCGCAGACCTTCTGGGCCTGCGTGCAGTGCACCACCTGCACTAATGTCTGTCCGGTGGTGGCGGCCGCCACAGATCCGGTGCAGGAGCTGGATCTGACCCCGCAGCAGATCATGAACATGCTGCGCATGGGCCTGCGGGACCACGTGCTGGGCGCGCGCATGGTCTGGAGCTGCGTGACCTGCTACAAGTGCCAGGAGCATTGCCCCCAGGGCGTGCGTGTGGCCGACGTGCTCTTCGAGCTGCGCAACATCGCCTCGGCCAGGCTGCGCCACGCCGCGCTGCACAATGATGCGGATAGGGACACCCATCATCAGGGAGGCGCCGCGTGA
- a CDS encoding CoB--CoM heterodisulfide reductase iron-sulfur subunit B family protein: MKYVWFPGCKIPYHQPQYGEASRAVCAALGVELVDLELGCCGYPVRHQSFEASVLSSARNLALAAAEGLPILTPCKCCYGNLRHAIYWMERNETLQKRIRRLLAQEGLHLPTRPVDWPEPVHLLTALDRDVGAPAIAVAVTNPLTDIKIAAHYGCHALRPGNVTRFDNPLQPTLFERLVEAAGATAVYWPMRLECCGNPLFGKDDRMALKLARKKLVDAMTAGAQVLATACTYCQLQFDTHRSLLHELMPLEGAPPSVLYPQLLGLALGLPPATLGLHRNVTDWARILG; this comes from the coding sequence GTGAAATACGTGTGGTTTCCGGGCTGCAAGATCCCGTACCACCAGCCGCAGTACGGCGAGGCGTCCCGCGCCGTGTGCGCGGCCCTGGGCGTGGAGCTCGTGGACCTGGAGTTGGGCTGCTGCGGCTATCCGGTGCGGCACCAGAGCTTCGAGGCCTCGGTGCTCTCCTCGGCGCGCAACCTGGCCCTGGCCGCAGCGGAAGGCCTGCCCATCCTCACGCCGTGCAAGTGCTGCTACGGCAACCTGCGGCACGCCATCTACTGGATGGAGCGCAACGAAACACTGCAGAAACGGATACGGCGGCTGCTCGCCCAGGAGGGGCTGCACCTGCCCACACGGCCGGTCGACTGGCCCGAGCCCGTGCATCTGCTCACTGCCCTGGACCGCGACGTGGGCGCACCCGCCATCGCCGTCGCGGTCACGAATCCGCTGACCGATATCAAGATAGCGGCGCATTACGGCTGCCACGCGCTGCGGCCCGGCAACGTGACGCGCTTCGACAACCCGCTCCAGCCCACACTTTTCGAGCGTCTCGTGGAGGCGGCCGGGGCCACGGCCGTGTACTGGCCCATGCGGCTGGAGTGCTGCGGCAACCCGCTTTTCGGCAAGGACGACCGCATGGCCCTCAAGCTCGCGCGCAAGAAGCTCGTGGACGCCATGACCGCCGGGGCCCAGGTGCTCGCCACCGCCTGCACCTACTGCCAGCTCCAGTTCGATACGCACCGCAGCCTGCTGCATGAGCTCATGCCGCTGGAAGGGGCGCCGCCGTCCGTGCTCTACCCGCAGCTCCTGGGCCTGGCCCTGGGCCTGCCGCCCGCCACCCTGGGCCTGCACCGCAACGTGACGGACTGGGCACGGATATTGGGGTAG
- the glpK gene encoding glycerol kinase GlpK, with the protein MAKYIGAVDQGTTSSRFIIFDERGRIVTLDQKEHRQFFPQPGWVEHDALEIWENTQEVIRGALAKAGLRGGDLAAIGITNQRETLLVWDRRTGKPYYNAIVWQCTRSHEICKELIAEGGQDRFRDKTGLPVATYFSGPKIKWVLDNVDGARKAVEDGSAIIGTMETWIIWQLTGGTMGGAHVTDVTNASRTMLMNLHTLDWDDEILSILNIPRQGLPRIVPSSDPNSWGPTDEDGPLRARVPVCGALGDQQAALVGQACFSKGEAKNTYGTGCFLLLNTGETPVPSTHGLVTTLAYQMGTDKPVYCLEGSIAIAGALVQWVRDNLGLIQSAPEIEELAAQVDDNGGVYVVPAFQGLFAPYWRPDARGVICGLTRYVTKNHIARAVLEANAYQTKDIVEAMNKDSGVALKRLKVDGGMVANDLLMQFQADVLDVPVIRPKVAETTCLGAAYAAGLAVGFWDSCDELRKNWEEDKAWESQMSEADRAKGYAMWGKAVERTLNWLD; encoded by the coding sequence ATGGCCAAGTATATCGGAGCGGTGGATCAGGGAACCACGAGCAGCCGGTTCATCATATTCGACGAGCGCGGCCGCATTGTGACGCTGGACCAGAAGGAGCACCGGCAGTTTTTCCCGCAACCGGGCTGGGTGGAGCACGACGCCCTGGAGATCTGGGAGAACACGCAGGAGGTGATCCGCGGCGCCCTGGCCAAGGCCGGGCTCAGGGGCGGCGATCTGGCGGCCATCGGCATCACGAACCAGCGCGAGACACTGCTGGTGTGGGACAGGCGCACGGGCAAGCCGTACTACAACGCCATTGTCTGGCAGTGCACGCGCTCCCACGAGATCTGCAAGGAGCTCATTGCAGAGGGCGGGCAGGACCGGTTCCGCGACAAGACCGGTCTGCCCGTGGCCACGTACTTCAGCGGGCCCAAGATCAAGTGGGTGCTGGACAACGTGGACGGCGCGCGCAAGGCCGTGGAGGACGGCTCGGCCATCATCGGCACCATGGAGACGTGGATCATCTGGCAGCTCACGGGCGGGACCATGGGCGGAGCGCATGTGACCGATGTGACCAACGCCAGCCGCACCATGCTGATGAACCTGCATACTTTGGATTGGGACGATGAGATTTTGTCCATCCTGAATATTCCGCGCCAGGGGTTGCCGCGCATCGTGCCGTCCAGCGATCCGAACTCCTGGGGACCCACGGACGAGGACGGCCCGCTCCGGGCGCGCGTTCCGGTGTGCGGGGCCTTGGGCGACCAGCAGGCCGCCCTGGTGGGCCAGGCGTGCTTCAGCAAGGGCGAGGCCAAGAACACGTACGGCACGGGCTGCTTTCTGCTGCTGAACACGGGCGAGACGCCGGTGCCTTCCACGCACGGGCTGGTCACCACGCTGGCCTACCAGATGGGCACGGACAAGCCGGTCTACTGTTTGGAGGGCTCCATCGCCATTGCCGGCGCGTTGGTACAGTGGGTGCGCGACAACCTGGGCCTCATCCAGAGCGCGCCGGAGATCGAGGAGCTGGCCGCCCAGGTGGACGACAACGGCGGCGTGTACGTGGTGCCGGCGTTTCAGGGACTTTTCGCCCCGTACTGGCGGCCGGACGCTCGCGGCGTGATCTGCGGGCTGACGCGGTACGTGACCAAGAACCACATCGCCCGCGCCGTGCTGGAGGCCAACGCCTACCAGACCAAGGACATAGTGGAGGCCATGAACAAGGACTCGGGCGTGGCGCTCAAGCGGCTCAAGGTGGACGGCGGCATGGTGGCCAACGACCTGCTCATGCAGTTCCAGGCCGACGTGCTCGACGTGCCCGTGATCCGGCCCAAGGTGGCGGAAACCACCTGCCTGGGCGCGGCGTACGCGGCCGGGTTGGCTGTGGGCTTCTGGGACAGCTGCGACGAGCTGCGCAAGAACTGGGAAGAGGACAAGGCCTGGGAGTCGCAGATGAGCGAGGCGGACCGCGCCAAGGGGTATGCCATGTGGGGGAAAGCTGTCGAGCGTACTCTCAACTGGCTCGACTGA
- a CDS encoding glycerol-3-phosphate dehydrogenase/oxidase — protein MNRDAMLHAVRQELGYWDIIIIGGGATGLGVAVDAASRGYATLLLEQHDFAKGTSSRSTKLVHGGVRYLRQGNISLVLEALNERGLMRQNAPHLVTHQAFLVPNYDWWDGPFYGAGLRVYDMLAGKLGLGPSKRVSKDETMRRIPTLRDTGLKGGVVYYDGQFDDSRLAVNLAQTAAENGGVLLNYMQVTGLMKSGDMVSGVTAVDQESGEELHIHGRVVVNATGVFTDSVLQMDDPKAQQIIRPSQGVHIILDKEFLPGNTAIMVPQTEDGRVLFAVPWHDKAVVGTTDTPVDAPSLEPRPLEEEIEFILHHAAMYMSKVPTRADVRSVFAGLRPLVEPGGGKTTSSIARDHFLVVSPSGLVTITGGKWTTYRKMAQEAVDNAVLIAGLEEKSCVTKHLRIHGWLKHVDRKDPLHVYGSDEPFIRHLVEDKPELGELLHESLPYIKAEVVWAVENEMARTVEDVLGRRTRALLLDARASIECAPETARIMAEALGKDDAWAQDQVRQYTELAQGYVID, from the coding sequence ATGAACAGGGACGCCATGCTCCACGCCGTGCGGCAGGAGCTGGGATATTGGGACATTATCATTATCGGCGGCGGGGCCACGGGTTTGGGCGTGGCTGTGGACGCGGCCTCGCGCGGGTACGCCACGCTGCTTCTGGAACAGCACGACTTTGCCAAGGGCACGTCCAGCCGCTCCACCAAACTGGTGCACGGCGGCGTGCGCTATCTACGCCAGGGCAACATCTCCCTGGTGCTGGAGGCGCTCAACGAGCGCGGCCTGATGCGCCAGAACGCGCCGCATCTCGTTACCCACCAGGCCTTTTTGGTGCCCAACTACGACTGGTGGGACGGCCCGTTCTACGGCGCGGGCCTGCGCGTGTACGACATGCTTGCCGGCAAGCTCGGCCTGGGACCGTCCAAGCGCGTATCCAAGGACGAGACCATGCGCCGCATCCCCACGCTGCGGGACACGGGCCTCAAGGGCGGGGTAGTCTACTACGACGGCCAGTTCGACGATTCGCGCCTGGCCGTGAACCTGGCCCAGACCGCGGCCGAGAACGGCGGCGTGCTCCTCAACTACATGCAGGTCACCGGGCTGATGAAGTCCGGCGACATGGTCAGCGGCGTCACGGCTGTGGATCAGGAGAGCGGCGAGGAGCTGCACATCCACGGCCGGGTGGTGGTCAACGCCACGGGCGTCTTCACGGACAGCGTGCTGCAGATGGACGACCCGAAGGCGCAGCAGATCATCCGGCCCAGCCAGGGCGTGCACATCATTCTGGACAAGGAGTTCCTGCCCGGCAACACGGCCATCATGGTGCCGCAGACCGAGGACGGCCGCGTGCTCTTTGCCGTGCCGTGGCACGACAAGGCCGTGGTGGGCACCACCGACACCCCGGTGGACGCCCCCAGCCTGGAGCCCAGGCCGTTGGAGGAGGAGATCGAGTTCATCCTGCACCACGCGGCCATGTACATGAGCAAGGTCCCCACCCGCGCGGACGTGCGGAGCGTGTTCGCCGGGCTGCGGCCCCTGGTGGAGCCGGGCGGCGGCAAAACCACCTCGTCCATTGCGCGCGACCACTTCCTGGTCGTGTCGCCCTCCGGCCTGGTGACCATCACCGGCGGCAAGTGGACCACCTATCGCAAGATGGCGCAGGAGGCCGTGGACAACGCGGTGCTTATCGCCGGTCTGGAGGAAAAGTCCTGCGTGACCAAGCACCTGCGCATTCACGGCTGGCTGAAGCACGTGGACCGGAAGGACCCGCTGCACGTGTACGGCTCGGACGAGCCCTTTATCCGGCACCTTGTGGAGGACAAGCCCGAGCTGGGCGAGCTGCTGCACGAGAGCCTGCCGTACATCAAGGCCGAGGTGGTCTGGGCCGTGGAGAACGAGATGGCCCGGACTGTGGAGGACGTGCTCGGCCGGCGCACCCGCGCGCTGCTGCTGGACGCCCGGGCGAGCATCGAGTGCGCGCCGGAGACGGCGCGGATCATGGCCGAGGCCTTGGGCAAGGACGATGCCTGGGCCCAGGACCAGGTGCGCCAGTATACCGAGCTGGCACAGGGCTATGTGATCGACTGA
- a CDS encoding AMP-binding protein, translating to MNLSRLYEDALLAGPERPCLIVDEDVLTYRQLHKTTLANARALQCLGVCPGDRVAFHMGNRLDIAPLCFGCFYIGAVAAPLRCCDTAPELARAISDCGAKILVIGKEQLHTLPAVRECAPGLEQCFVIGGDPAGKIPSWEEQTLGGACDPPLPHVSADNDPAVVIDAFTGADVPNSATHSAHSLACRARDYAATLKLAGDTRFLTAATLCHGAHLAGLLLPIALCGGAVICSRNQEPHAMHWLMRRWRPTYANLPPGLLRAMLDAPGFDPALYAGLTALYVDGDKIPPDLDSDYAAKTGGQLRKAADMSKCGG from the coding sequence ATGAACCTGTCCAGGCTGTACGAGGACGCGCTGCTGGCCGGGCCGGAAAGGCCCTGCCTGATTGTGGACGAGGACGTGCTCACCTACCGGCAGCTGCACAAGACCACGCTGGCCAACGCCCGCGCCCTGCAGTGCCTGGGCGTGTGCCCCGGCGACCGCGTGGCCTTCCACATGGGCAACCGCCTGGACATCGCGCCGCTCTGCTTCGGCTGCTTCTATATTGGTGCTGTGGCCGCGCCCCTACGCTGCTGCGACACCGCGCCAGAGCTGGCCCGCGCCATCAGCGATTGCGGGGCGAAAATCCTGGTCATCGGGAAGGAGCAACTGCACACGCTGCCGGCCGTGCGCGAGTGTGCCCCGGGTCTGGAGCAGTGCTTTGTCATTGGTGGCGATCCGGCTGGCAAAATACCCTCCTGGGAGGAGCAGACCCTGGGCGGGGCGTGCGATCCTCCGCTCCCGCATGTGAGCGCCGATAACGATCCGGCCGTGGTCATCGACGCCTTCACCGGCGCGGATGTGCCCAATAGCGCGACCCACTCCGCCCATTCCCTGGCCTGCCGGGCCCGCGACTACGCCGCCACGCTCAAGCTCGCCGGCGACACGAGATTCCTCACCGCGGCCACGCTCTGCCACGGCGCACACCTTGCCGGCCTGCTCCTGCCCATAGCCCTGTGCGGCGGCGCGGTCATCTGCTCCCGCAACCAGGAACCGCACGCCATGCACTGGCTCATGCGGCGCTGGCGGCCCACTTACGCAAACCTGCCGCCCGGCCTGCTGCGCGCAATGCTGGACGCCCCCGGCTTCGATCCCGCGCTCTACGCCGGTCTCACCGCGCTGTACGTGGATGGAGACAAAATTCCGCCGGACCTCGACAGCGACTACGCCGCGAAGACCGGCGGCCAGCTGCGCAAGGCTGCGGACATGAGCAAATGCGGCGGCTGA